The following coding sequences are from one Fibrobacter sp. window:
- a CDS encoding HD domain-containing protein, with protein MGQFEERFQSQMRFLIEVDKVKSIFRRTRIFHDKRYENDAEHAWHMSLMALMLSEYSNESIDVLKVVKMALIHDLVEIDAGDTFLYQENQEDKAKKELECAERVFGLLPDDQRDEYLALWKEFEAKESAEAKFAGSLDRLGPVMQNYLDHGHAWKMHHVTSDRVLGVNKQIEKGSKKIWEFAESLITEAVRSGDLEK; from the coding sequence ATGGGACAATTTGAAGAACGGTTCCAAAGTCAGATGAGATTTCTGATCGAGGTGGATAAGGTCAAGAGCATTTTCCGCAGGACAAGGATATTTCACGATAAAAGATATGAAAACGATGCTGAACATGCATGGCATATGAGCCTTATGGCTCTTATGCTGAGTGAATATTCAAATGAGAGCATTGATGTACTGAAGGTAGTAAAGATGGCACTGATTCATGACCTGGTTGAAATTGATGCCGGCGATACGTTTTTATACCAGGAGAATCAGGAAGATAAGGCAAAGAAAGAATTGGAATGTGCTGAGAGGGTATTTGGATTGCTTCCTGATGACCAGCGCGATGAATATCTGGCTTTGTGGAAGGAATTTGAAGCGAAAGAAAGCGCTGAGGCAAAATTTGCCGGTTCACTGGATCGTCTGGGCCCGGTGATGCAGAACTATCTCGATCACGGACATGCCTGGAAAATGCACCACGTGACATCAGACAGAGTATTGGGTGTAAATAAACAGATTGAAAAAGGGTCAAAAAAAATCTGGGAATTCGCCGAATCTCTGATAACAGAAGCTGTGAGGAGTGGAGATTTGGAAAAGTGA
- a CDS encoding GNAT family N-acetyltransferase, translated as MKTIRRACAEDAGIILPLVREYWTFEEIQGFQPDLIKSQLVHLLSKSALGAGWLALTEPGAAGYLLAVYVFSLENFGMTAEIDEFFVLPQYRKQGTGKALLETAAVLYI; from the coding sequence ATGAAAACAATACGACGAGCTTGTGCTGAGGATGCTGGGATTATTTTGCCGCTTGTACGGGAATACTGGACATTTGAGGAAATTCAAGGCTTCCAGCCGGACCTTATTAAAAGCCAGCTTGTTCACCTGTTATCCAAGTCTGCTTTAGGTGCTGGCTGGCTTGCATTGACAGAGCCCGGTGCAGCAGGTTATCTGCTTGCTGTCTATGTGTTCAGTCTCGAGAATTTTGGAATGACAGCAGAGATCGATGAGTTTTTTGTTCTTCCACAGTACCGGAAACAGGGCACAGGTAAAGCATTGCTTGAGACTGCAGCGGTACTGTATATCTGA
- the larC gene encoding nickel pincer cofactor biosynthesis protein LarC, protein MKKLYFDILCGASGDMILSSLIDLGYPLEHLNDSLARLSVEKISITAEKTTRNGIQCTFIDPKWEQASQYRHLHQILEIIKSGNFNGSVYRRCEVVLNRLAEAEAAVHGISKERVHFHEIGAVDTIIDILGVSLGLEYLGIEEITYSVLTDGHGTIKAAHGVMPVPVPATSHMIQGLTLKTLDIETELLTPTGAALLTALGKQLPVMEEGKLIKTGYGCGTKVFENYPNLLRVNLYESDDKVITGDSVYLIETDMDHISAEVMGHVAGRLFESGALDVSFTPVYMKKGRPAYRLTVMASDSDYRRLIDLIIIHTRTLGVRVQRVQRVLAARENREREFMGMRTGEKVCTYKGYSFSKLEYDALDNLSKSTNVPLIELMERYVKEKE, encoded by the coding sequence ATGAAAAAACTCTATTTCGACATCCTGTGTGGTGCCAGCGGTGATATGATTCTTTCATCCCTTATTGATCTGGGCTATCCACTTGAACATCTGAACGATTCCCTGGCAAGACTTTCTGTGGAGAAGATTAGTATAACTGCAGAGAAGACAACCCGTAACGGGATTCAGTGCACTTTCATTGATCCGAAATGGGAGCAGGCAAGCCAATACAGGCATCTCCACCAGATTCTGGAGATAATAAAGTCGGGGAATTTCAACGGGAGTGTTTACAGAAGATGTGAAGTCGTCCTTAACAGACTGGCAGAAGCGGAAGCGGCAGTTCATGGTATCTCAAAAGAGAGGGTGCATTTCCACGAAATAGGGGCTGTTGATACCATAATCGATATACTGGGTGTCAGTCTGGGGCTTGAATACCTGGGAATAGAGGAGATTACCTATTCTGTACTGACAGATGGGCATGGTACGATCAAGGCGGCTCATGGAGTGATGCCGGTACCGGTTCCGGCTACTTCACATATGATTCAGGGATTGACTCTTAAAACTCTCGATATTGAAACCGAGCTGCTGACCCCCACTGGTGCAGCTCTTCTGACAGCTCTTGGGAAACAGTTGCCTGTAATGGAGGAGGGCAAACTCATTAAAACGGGATATGGATGCGGCACGAAAGTATTTGAGAATTATCCGAATCTTCTGCGGGTAAATCTATATGAATCAGATGACAAGGTGATTACAGGCGATTCCGTTTACCTTATTGAGACGGACATGGATCATATCTCTGCGGAGGTGATGGGACATGTTGCAGGGAGGCTTTTTGAGAGCGGGGCGCTTGATGTCTCCTTTACACCGGTTTACATGAAAAAGGGGAGACCCGCCTACCGGCTCACTGTCATGGCTTCAGACTCAGATTACCGGAGATTAATCGATCTGATCATAATCCACACCAGAACTCTTGGTGTGAGGGTACAGCGAGTTCAGCGTGTGCTTGCAGCAAGGGAGAATAGGGAAAGAGAATTCATGGGGATGAGAACAGGAGAGAAGGTTTGTACCTATAAGGGGTATTCTTTTTCAAAGTTGGAGTATGATGCGCTTGATAACCTTTCTAAAAGTACGAATGTGCCGCTTATAGAGCTCATGGAGAGGTATGTAAAAGAGAAAGAATAA
- the rsgA gene encoding ribosome small subunit-dependent GTPase A encodes MSISGRVTEEQKNYLIVDTSEGLVRSTIKGTLKKEKTRVYTGDFVDLEIINKEPLTGIITRVHERSSLLRRPAVANLSQVFFIFTLKAPPLDLKSLDRFLFSAQVYKLKAHIVFNKIDLLNSDEQRQLESFSSIYRKIGYTTLWTSAVTGEGLAELVEHCKNHISAFSGLSGAGKSSLLSKFIPEKSFRTADVSGSTGRGTHTTTNVSLFPLKEGGYVADTPGLSFVNIPAVPEEEVINYFPELECRIGQCRYNNCIHGGEPGCVVDKLIKENEIADFRKEHYLEIYREMKEIRKRYR; translated from the coding sequence ATGTCAATTTCAGGAAGAGTGACAGAGGAACAGAAAAACTATCTGATTGTGGATACTTCCGAGGGTTTGGTTCGCTCAACAATCAAGGGTACTTTAAAGAAGGAGAAGACCAGGGTTTACACAGGTGATTTTGTAGATCTGGAAATCATAAACAAGGAACCCCTGACAGGGATTATCACCAGGGTTCATGAGCGAAGCAGTCTTCTCAGGCGACCGGCCGTAGCAAATCTCTCCCAGGTTTTTTTTATCTTTACTCTTAAAGCCCCTCCGCTCGATCTCAAATCCCTTGACAGGTTCCTTTTCTCTGCTCAGGTATATAAATTGAAGGCACACATTGTATTCAATAAAATCGACCTCCTGAACAGTGATGAACAGCGTCAACTGGAGTCTTTTTCCAGCATCTACAGAAAAATCGGGTACACAACACTCTGGACTTCAGCAGTTACTGGTGAAGGGCTTGCAGAGCTTGTGGAGCACTGCAAAAATCACATTTCTGCATTTTCCGGCCTGTCAGGAGCAGGAAAGAGCTCACTATTGTCAAAATTTATCCCTGAGAAAAGTTTTCGTACCGCAGATGTTTCAGGAAGTACCGGAAGAGGTACTCACACCACAACCAATGTTTCTCTCTTCCCTCTTAAAGAAGGCGGATATGTGGCAGACACACCGGGTCTATCTTTCGTAAACATACCAGCAGTTCCCGAAGAAGAAGTGATAAACTATTTCCCTGAACTGGAATGCAGAATAGGCCAATGCAGGTATAACAACTGCATTCATGGCGGAGAACCTGGCTGTGTGGTCGACAAGCTGATCAAGGAAAACGAAATAGCAGATTTCAGAAAAGAGCACTACCTCGAAATCTACAGGGAGATG